A genomic window from Lycium barbarum isolate Lr01 chromosome 4, ASM1917538v2, whole genome shotgun sequence includes:
- the LOC132635082 gene encoding uncharacterized protein LOC132635082, which translates to MGKIGCTIDGNLDESRFSEPMPWIGIYVAAASAACALAMAMDVLHGLRRRKLWFPCKFFSLNATTLTLLAVATKLSVDLNTSMPRRQDQLTKLSSAALICTVIANFMPSLGLVENKELLMNIMALGIFVITAIVNIGIQLATGVIYVFCVEHIALMFLMFVLLLLLISSALTIPTTKCFLDLKYNKKYKLVNKEGGITYRCKIEKLKDELMKFWTMAYTSSPHFVTGRLATCTASGGFCLLSTVIYAAAMFRSYFLHSTFSFCSGDSEYKWSTTLILVTHTVAIGVGTIAPAFRWFIAINFHCPKKASNACKLKWFKVENYWIRILLQWKESPLDFRICDRHGRKFAHKTKNKLLDFCIWMQILMVSLSKIVRLISTFSVSWLLISCQKAIRMLKCNNMVLSHDIESHASLKPDLSRYVLHLEGEEVLMDLMMQSNRDVVGQWIGTGKKEQPKHLLRLLEKVKSSPGFRGVYNFDHAQIPSLDSEEPPNCWALPVVTLTSIAIALPDIDFHSIKELIRCVHEGLMYIKVVEENLDARKDLVYIRKAAELLWVEVDLCYRWLDVDLRKTATEGQNPKGVLEGLSQKAKQRFIEFRKNDPHAFLKESPSKWPTNMLAANCMYRVCQTLLQSSDSKEFESSKIMFDGLSAIIADITGACLTNLQRVISMQCHHGTIEERAEGVRSAVLLLGKTESVLEILRSQPLPSSAPDQLEKIDQWRTHSKEVDYLSCSSNSPSNSTPTSQSSSDLYLTVD; encoded by the coding sequence ATGGGAAAGATTGGTTGCACCATAGATGGCAACCTAGATGAGTCGAGATTCAGCGAGCCGATGCCATGGATCGGTATCTATGTTGCAGCAGCATCTGCAGCTTGTGCACTGGCTATGGCGATGGATGTCCTTCATGGCCTGCGCCGTAGAAAATTATGGTTTCCTTGCAAATTCTTCTCTCTCAATGCAACCACCTTGACTCTCCTAGCTGTTGCCACCAAGTTGTCTGTTGATCTAAATACCTCCATGCCTCGTCGACAAGATCAGCTGACAAAACTTAGCAGTGCTGCTCTAATCTGTACGGTAATTGCTAATTTTATGCCCTCTTTAGGTCTCGTGGAGAACAAAGAGCTGTTGATGAACATAATGGCTTTGGGAATTTTCGTCATCACAGCCATCGTGAATATTGGCATACAATTAGCTACTGGTGTAATCTATGTTTTCTGTGTAGAGCATATAGCCCTCATGTTTCTTATGTTTGTTTTGCTTCTGCTACTGATCTCCTCAGCCTTGACAATACCAACTACAAAGTGTTTTTTGGACCTGAAATATAATAAGAAGTACAAATTGGTAAATAAAGAAGGCGGCATCACCTATAGATGCAAAATTGAGAAACTAAAGGACGAGCTGATGAAATTTTGGACCATGGCATATACCTCTAGCCCCCACTTCGTAACGGGGCGCTTAGCAACATGCACTGCATCCGGAGGCTTCTGCCTTCTGAGCACAGTAATTTATGCTGCAGCCATGTTTAGGTCTTACTTTCTCCATTCGACCTTCAGCTTTTGTAGTGGAGACTCTGAATACAAGTGGTCCACAACCTTGATTCTTGTAACTCACACAGTGGCAATAGGAGTAGGAACTATTGCACCAGCTTTTAGATGGTTCATAGCCATAAATTTCCACTGCCCCAAAAAAGCAAGTAATGCCTGCAAACTCAAGTGGTTCAAAGTGGAGAACTACTGGATCCGTATACTGCTTCAGTGGAAAGAAAGCCCGTTGGATTTCAGAATTTGTGACCGGCATGGTAGAAAATTTGCTCATAAAACAAAGAACAAACTTCTCGATTTCTGCATTTGGATGCAAATTCTGATGGTGTCACTCAGTAAGATAGTTCGGCTCATTTCCACCTTCTCTGTAAGTTGGTTACTGATAAGCTGTCAGAAAGCAATCAGGATGCTGAAATGCAACAATATGGTGTTGAGTCATGATATAGAGTCGCACGCCAGTCTAAAGCCAGATCTTAGCCGCTATGTTTTACACCTCGAAGGAGAGGAAGTATTAATGGATTTGATGATGCAAAGCAACCGTGATGTTGTAGGTCAATGGATAGGGACGGGGAAAAAGGAACAGCCTAAACATCTTCTACGACTTCTGGAGAAAGTGAAGTCATCGCCTGGATTCAGGGGAGTGTACAACTTTGACCATGCTCAAATCCCTTCTTTAGACTCAGAAGAACCTCCTAATTGCTGGGCTCTTCCTGTAGTGACACTGACAAGTATTGCGATTGCACTTCCAGACATTGATTTCCACTCAATCAAGGAATTAATAAGGTGTGTGCATGAAGGTCTCATGTACATCAAAGTTGTTGAAGAGAACCTGGATGCCAGAAAGGACCTTGTATACATCAGGAAGGCGGCAGAGTTGCTGTGGGTAGAAGTTGACTTATGTTACAGGTGGCTGGACGTTGATCTCCGCAAAACTGCCACTGAAGGACAAAATCCAAAAGGCGTGCTTGAAGGACTCTCTCAGAAAGCAAAGCAGAGATTCATCGAATTCAGAAAGAATGATCCGCACGCTTTTCTAAAGGAATCACCTTCAAAATGGCCTACCAATATGTTGGCAGCAAACTGTATGTACAGAGTATGTCAAACTCTTCTGCAAAGTTCTGATAGCAAAGAGTTTGAGAGCAGCAAAATCATGTTTGACGGATTGTCAGCCATAATTGCGGATATAACAGGTGCTTGTCTTACCAACCTACAAAGAGTTATATCCATGCAATGCCACCATGGCACCATTGAAGAGAGAGCAGAAGGTGTCCGCTCTGCCGTCTTACTTCTGGGGAAAACAGAGAGTGTTCTGGAAATTCTTCGTTCACAGCCACTTCCAAGTTCAGCACCAGATCAATTGGAAAAAATTGATCAATGGCGTACACATAGCAAAGAGGTAGACTACCTCTCCTGCAGTAGTAATTCACCCTCAAATAGTACTCCAACTTCCCAAAGTTCATCTGACTTGTATCTAACTGTGGACTGA